One genomic window of Verrucomicrobiota bacterium includes the following:
- a CDS encoding 2-hydroxyacid dehydrogenase: protein MKIAVFSTKSYDEEFLAKANEAFGHEIKFLEPRLTIETLSLASGYPALCLFVNDVLTADMLERLSEAGTRIIALRCAGFNHIDLAAAQRHNIMVVRVPAYSPQAVAEHTLALILCLNRRITRAHARVRESNFSLAGLLGFDLSTRTVGVVGTGKIGLAVVKILAGFDCKILAYDLYPNKEVVKKGGTYVSFEELMAQSDIISLHCPLNPGTHHIINEESLAQIKTGAMLINTSRGGLIDTPSVIRSLKSGKLGYLGLDVYEEEGDLFFEDLSGAVLQDDVFARLLTFSNVIITAHQAFFTEQALGEIAHTTLQNITELETTGKCGNVVTTELLGAK, encoded by the coding sequence ATGAAGATAGCAGTATTCAGCACTAAAAGTTATGATGAGGAATTCTTGGCGAAGGCTAATGAGGCTTTTGGTCATGAGATAAAATTTTTGGAGCCGAGATTAACTATTGAGACACTATCTTTGGCCAGTGGGTATCCAGCGTTATGTCTGTTTGTTAATGATGTGTTGACCGCAGATATGCTGGAGAGGCTTTCCGAGGCTGGGACTCGCATCATTGCATTGCGTTGTGCTGGTTTTAATCATATAGATCTTGCTGCGGCGCAGCGGCATAACATAATGGTTGTCCGTGTTCCCGCCTACTCGCCACAGGCGGTGGCTGAACATACACTCGCATTAATCCTCTGTTTGAACAGGCGCATTACGAGAGCTCATGCAAGGGTTCGAGAAAGTAATTTTTCTTTAGCTGGCCTGCTCGGTTTTGATTTATCGACGCGAACAGTTGGAGTTGTTGGGACTGGTAAGATAGGTTTAGCGGTTGTAAAGATATTGGCAGGCTTCGACTGTAAAATTTTAGCCTATGACCTTTACCCAAATAAAGAGGTGGTAAAAAAGGGTGGCACTTATGTCAGCTTCGAAGAGCTGATGGCCCAGTCAGATATTATTTCTTTGCATTGTCCGCTTAACCCGGGCACTCACCATATCATAAACGAAGAAAGCCTTGCTCAGATTAAAACAGGAGCCATGCTGATCAACACCAGTAGGGGAGGATTGATTGACACTCCATCTGTGATTCGTTCTCTGAAGTCTGGGAAACTGGGCTATCTTGGTCTCGATGTCTATGAGGAGGAAGGCGACTTGTTTTTTGAGGATCTTTCGGGAGCCGTTCTTCAAGACGATGTCTTTGCCCGTCTCTTAACATTCTCCAATGTAATTATAACAGCTCATCAAGCGTTTTTCACAGAGCAGGCCCTTGGGGAAATCGCGCATACGACTCTGCAGAATATCACCGAATTAGAGACTACTGGTAAGTGTGGAAATGTGGTGACTACTGAGCTCTTAGGTGCAAAGTAA
- a CDS encoding polymer-forming cytoskeletal protein, producing MTTGVDDFVNKTKELTRGIFKPDSDSSNTPNATTMSTTGNSLLSKSSKSSSKSSGAYLSEDVELKGTLYFSSRTEINGRIEGDIVAEGPLIIGDSAIIKASITAAATVEVRGKVQGNIAAQDRVDVTGEAQLYGDIQAPQISISDSVTFVGRSDTLSGKSPTTDFSKIFSQLDKSNGTGTPSKSSRSNSSSSD from the coding sequence ATGACTACAGGCGTCGATGATTTTGTGAACAAAACCAAAGAGCTAACCAGAGGAATTTTTAAGCCAGATTCCGATAGCTCCAACACACCTAATGCAACAACTATGAGCACAACAGGAAATTCATTACTTTCGAAATCAAGCAAATCCTCTTCCAAATCATCAGGTGCTTACCTCTCTGAGGATGTAGAACTTAAGGGGACACTTTATTTTAGCTCACGCACGGAAATCAATGGTCGTATCGAAGGCGATATAGTCGCTGAAGGACCACTTATCATTGGAGATTCAGCCATTATCAAAGCATCTATCACGGCCGCTGCAACCGTCGAAGTGCGAGGAAAAGTTCAAGGGAATATTGCAGCGCAAGATCGCGTCGATGTAACGGGTGAAGCGCAGCTTTATGGAGACATCCAGGCCCCCCAAATTTCTATTAGTGACAGCGTCACTTTTGTAGGACGCTCCGACACCTTGTCCGGCAAATCTCCCACTACCGATTTCTCTAAAATTTTCAGCCAACTGGATAAATCAAATGGTACTGGAACCCCCAGCAAGTCCTCTCGCAGCAATTCCTCTAGTAGCGACTAG
- a CDS encoding Dabb family protein yields MVHHLQLIKLKGEDLNEAAEELMIEARIRLLKIPEVVNLFCGKRIEKGKDGHDFFLSMEFENMSKRSIALESPIYITFKHKVLDRYTASITGMNFEMEPGKDVNYS; encoded by the coding sequence ATGGTTCATCACTTGCAATTGATTAAGCTCAAAGGCGAAGATCTCAATGAGGCTGCCGAGGAATTAATGATCGAGGCTAGGATTCGTCTTTTGAAGATACCAGAAGTCGTGAACCTTTTTTGCGGGAAGCGCATAGAGAAAGGGAAAGATGGACATGATTTCTTTTTGAGCATGGAATTCGAAAATATGTCCAAGAGATCTATAGCTTTGGAAAGTCCAATTTATATTACATTTAAACACAAAGTATTGGATCGATACACGGCTTCTATTACCGGAATGAATTTCGAAATGGAGCCAGGTAAAGATGTTAACTATTCCTAG
- a CDS encoding HU family DNA-binding protein — protein MNRAELVEKIQKELGKETSKAAAERALTAVLDSIKAGVKKSKKVQLVGFGSFEISNRKARKGVNPKTGEEIKIKASKTIKFKPGQAFKDSL, from the coding sequence ATGAATCGTGCAGAACTCGTAGAAAAGATTCAAAAAGAACTTGGAAAAGAAACTAGCAAGGCGGCAGCTGAAAGAGCTCTGACTGCAGTTCTTGATAGTATCAAGGCTGGCGTCAAAAAGAGCAAAAAAGTGCAGCTTGTTGGTTTTGGTTCATTTGAAATTTCGAACCGCAAGGCTCGTAAAGGCGTAAATCCTAAGACAGGCGAAGAAATTAAGATCAAGGCATCAAAGACTATCAAGTTCAAGCCAGGTCAAGCGTTCAAAGATTCTCTGTAA
- a CDS encoding beta-ketoacyl synthase N-terminal-like domain-containing protein yields the protein MELVITSAVIAYGSDKHRRLKGLVRDRKILKALDDAGKLLLEAGAGCFSLAGIDMEDHVEERGVSLSVPSSRWPEEVSYGGEMGGIAACVKDLHPLWILKCIPNIATAALAIETNSQGVSHTTAEGGWEAMRQGVREIMSGRTEMMLCGEVLVEPRSASVLLLEHRGRAEARGRKEYIELNHFLLGDAEAKEIVLTKAIEEILDGFAK from the coding sequence ATGGAATTAGTCATCACGAGTGCGGTAATAGCGTATGGGAGTGATAAGCATAGAAGATTGAAAGGGCTTGTTAGAGATCGGAAGATTCTCAAGGCACTCGATGATGCCGGTAAGTTGTTGCTAGAGGCGGGTGCAGGGTGTTTTAGTCTAGCAGGCATCGATATGGAAGATCATGTCGAGGAGCGTGGAGTCTCCCTTTCTGTGCCTTCTAGTCGTTGGCCAGAAGAGGTTTCTTATGGTGGGGAAATGGGAGGTATAGCAGCATGTGTAAAAGATTTACATCCGCTATGGATACTAAAATGTATTCCCAATATTGCTACTGCTGCTTTAGCCATCGAGACAAATTCACAGGGAGTGTCGCATACTACCGCAGAGGGCGGTTGGGAGGCTATGCGTCAAGGTGTTCGTGAGATTATGTCCGGAAGGACTGAAATGATGTTGTGTGGTGAGGTTCTTGTTGAGCCTAGAAGTGCTTCAGTTTTACTTCTTGAACATAGAGGACGCGCCGAAGCAAGAGGAAGAAAAGAGTATATTGAGCTGAATCATTTTTTGCTGGGTGATGCAGAGGCAAAAGAAATAGTGCTTACTAAGGCGATAGAGGAGATTCTTGATGGGTTTGCTAAATGA
- a CDS encoding SDR family oxidoreductase has product MGLLNDKVVYITGYKGELGSKLAQCYTSLGAVVVECEMDVTNPASIDQCIDETLKRHRRIDIWVNNAGVSRNCLLAAEKDQELRRLFEINLESVIKCSRAVIKAMLPARSGVIINISSLAAWRPENGQSLYAASKGGVESFTRALAKEVAGKAIRVNAVAPGFLESKMTEGLDESHKVNLEKRIPLGRMGQLNEVAGLVAFLSSDEAAYITGQIVRVDGGLGM; this is encoded by the coding sequence ATGGGTTTGCTAAATGATAAGGTAGTGTATATCACAGGATATAAGGGAGAGCTAGGGAGCAAGCTAGCACAATGCTATACTAGTTTAGGGGCGGTAGTAGTGGAGTGTGAAATGGATGTAACTAATCCAGCTTCTATAGATCAGTGTATAGATGAGACCTTGAAGCGGCATCGTCGTATAGATATTTGGGTTAATAATGCAGGAGTAAGTAGAAATTGTTTACTCGCTGCCGAAAAAGATCAAGAGTTGCGAAGGCTCTTTGAGATAAATCTAGAGAGTGTGATCAAATGTTCGCGTGCGGTAATTAAGGCTATGCTGCCAGCACGTTCCGGTGTCATTATTAATATTTCATCACTTGCAGCATGGCGCCCAGAAAATGGGCAATCTCTTTATGCCGCTAGTAAGGGAGGCGTAGAATCATTTACTAGAGCCTTAGCTAAGGAAGTAGCGGGGAAGGCAATTCGTGTGAATGCGGTAGCTCCAGGCTTTCTTGAAAGTAAAATGACTGAAGGCTTGGATGAGTCACATAAAGTGAATTTGGAAAAAAGGATACCACTTGGTCGTATGGGGCAACTAAATGAAGTCGCTGGGCTTGTCGCTTTTTTATCTAGCGATGAAGCTGCCTACATTACTGGGCAAATTGTGCGTGTAGATGGTGGGTTAGGTATGTAA
- a CDS encoding phosphopantetheine-binding protein, giving the protein MKESEIIEGVTREVAEALQIPQENVKLESKLGLELGAESIDYLDLTFRLEKVFGLEIPDGELFQSSSRHPSTMSVREVVDFVVSRKS; this is encoded by the coding sequence ATGAAAGAATCTGAAATCATTGAAGGAGTCACCAGGGAGGTGGCTGAAGCTTTACAAATTCCTCAGGAAAATGTGAAGCTAGAATCTAAGCTTGGATTGGAATTAGGTGCAGAATCTATAGATTACCTTGATCTAACTTTTCGATTGGAAAAAGTCTTTGGTCTTGAAATCCCCGATGGTGAGTTATTTCAGAGTAGCTCGAGACATCCATCAACTATGTCAGTAAGAGAAGTGGTAGACTTTGTGGTAAGTCGCAAATCATGA
- a CDS encoding beta-ketoacyl-[acyl-carrier-protein] synthase family protein, protein MISNSAEKRIVITGLGAVTGFGQGVQALRKGLVEGKSCIRKIEDEALSDFKSQVAAMVPAEETEGVATEDKVNRMAHLAASEAIANAEIEKEEIKSCALIGAIGWRWPSQQSVESGQVGSISYGEGLKTLKETLGLGGRASSCLSACAASTQAIGQACDRILNGELNMILVGGADARANPLGMAGYEKLGALAAAWNEEPSKASRPFDKKRNGFVVGEGAGFIVLESLSQAIARNVKVLGEVVGWSSNTDAFRLTDPRPNGEQAKHCIKKCLEMSQLHPQELSWINAHGTSTKANDRMELRALHGALGVALVDTPIVAMKSLFGHLSMAAGVVETIGTVLMFEENVIPKTLNFHEGDSDLDFSFRVNSVTERLQEVPQVVLKNSFGFGGQNACLLIRSGLENWNE, encoded by the coding sequence ATGATTTCAAATTCCGCTGAGAAAAGAATTGTCATTACTGGTCTTGGAGCCGTCACCGGCTTTGGTCAGGGAGTGCAGGCGCTTCGAAAGGGTCTCGTGGAGGGCAAGTCTTGTATTCGCAAAATTGAGGATGAGGCTTTGTCTGACTTTAAATCTCAAGTGGCTGCTATGGTTCCTGCTGAGGAAACAGAAGGAGTGGCTACCGAGGATAAAGTTAATAGGATGGCGCATTTAGCTGCTTCTGAGGCCATAGCCAATGCTGAGATAGAAAAAGAAGAGATAAAGAGCTGTGCTTTGATCGGGGCTATTGGTTGGCGTTGGCCCAGTCAGCAAAGTGTTGAGTCGGGGCAAGTAGGGTCTATTTCTTACGGCGAAGGATTAAAAACATTAAAAGAGACACTTGGCCTAGGTGGCCGAGCTTCTAGCTGTCTGTCAGCTTGCGCGGCATCTACACAAGCTATCGGTCAAGCGTGTGATAGAATATTGAATGGTGAGTTAAATATGATCTTGGTGGGTGGAGCAGATGCTCGGGCTAATCCCTTGGGGATGGCAGGCTATGAAAAATTAGGAGCACTTGCTGCAGCCTGGAATGAGGAACCTTCTAAGGCCAGCCGGCCCTTTGATAAAAAGCGCAACGGCTTTGTCGTAGGTGAGGGAGCAGGATTTATTGTTTTAGAAAGTCTTAGTCAGGCGATAGCTAGGAATGTGAAGGTCTTGGGAGAAGTAGTAGGTTGGTCTTCAAATACAGACGCTTTTCGTCTTACGGATCCTCGACCGAATGGTGAACAGGCCAAGCATTGTATCAAGAAATGTTTGGAGATGAGTCAGCTACATCCACAAGAATTAAGTTGGATCAATGCTCACGGGACTTCTACTAAAGCGAATGATCGTATGGAGCTTAGAGCCTTGCATGGTGCTTTGGGGGTCGCGTTAGTAGATACTCCCATAGTGGCAATGAAATCTTTGTTTGGGCATTTGTCTATGGCTGCAGGCGTGGTCGAGACGATAGGAACAGTTCTTATGTTTGAGGAGAATGTAATCCCTAAGACTTTAAACTTTCATGAGGGTGACTCAGATCTAGACTTTTCCTTTCGTGTCAATTCTGTAACTGAGAGATTACAGGAAGTGCCTCAGGTTGTTCTAAAGAATTCCTTTGGATTTGGAGGACAGAATGCATGTTTGTTAATTAGAAGTGGTCTAGAAAATTGGAATGAGTGA
- a CDS encoding MFS transporter, translating into MSDIKPSSQKTEFLEVLKQRDFFSLWVGQIVASIGDRFYQFAILNVVILMSTTVAADSVTTGVGKESSRILFFGMLPTVLLFPWLGQIVDRFCRKRVMLITDLVRAVCALTMLVLWVGLDFKSPPLMFFLIAVAGLMNGLFIPARQAAVPLLVESNQLVRANALVTVVGIVASLFGAAAGFFVAVFGERSSFMITTAGFLFSAWMISRIKTSMKLREKVSLKAQWSQIGDMIKAVLGDPIVRFLFFFSGGTQFIIGLFFIFVLEYTVGQMELRILEQFAAWYANVVLQMGFKKPEINLDLLALVLLLCSTGVGLISGVVIAGKFYHFSHLEGLPILMFAILGLGFVGFSYVETLSWAIFASMLIGCTSALLNIPIDSRLQAHVQDRTHGRVFAMKTAWMHVCFLLAMVLNLNGQILEWFGAQRMLLTLGLVCVVLGGMMAVIYRKQFSRFWDA; encoded by the coding sequence ATGAGTGATATTAAACCTTCGAGTCAGAAAACAGAATTTCTTGAGGTTCTGAAGCAAAGGGATTTTTTTAGTTTGTGGGTAGGCCAGATCGTTGCCTCGATTGGTGATCGTTTCTACCAGTTTGCCATTCTCAATGTTGTGATCTTAATGAGCACGACAGTTGCCGCCGATTCCGTAACTACTGGAGTCGGCAAGGAGAGTTCTAGGATATTGTTTTTTGGAATGCTGCCTACCGTGCTTTTGTTCCCATGGCTTGGGCAAATAGTGGATCGTTTTTGTAGAAAGAGAGTCATGCTTATTACAGATTTAGTGCGGGCGGTCTGCGCTTTAACTATGCTGGTGCTTTGGGTGGGGTTAGACTTTAAGTCTCCACCATTGATGTTTTTTCTTATAGCGGTGGCGGGACTCATGAATGGGCTGTTTATACCTGCAAGACAAGCAGCGGTTCCCTTGTTGGTGGAGAGTAATCAGTTAGTTAGGGCGAATGCACTAGTGACCGTAGTAGGAATTGTGGCGAGTCTCTTTGGGGCTGCAGCAGGCTTCTTTGTGGCAGTTTTTGGAGAGCGCTCGAGTTTTATGATTACTACGGCTGGCTTTCTTTTCTCAGCATGGATGATCAGCCGGATAAAGACGTCTATGAAATTAAGGGAGAAGGTTTCCTTAAAAGCTCAATGGAGTCAGATTGGGGATATGATTAAAGCTGTGTTAGGGGATCCTATTGTCAGATTTTTATTTTTCTTTAGCGGCGGAACGCAATTCATTATTGGGTTGTTCTTTATTTTTGTTTTGGAGTATACGGTTGGGCAAATGGAGTTGCGTATACTAGAGCAATTTGCTGCTTGGTATGCAAATGTGGTGTTACAAATGGGGTTTAAGAAGCCCGAAATCAATCTGGATTTGTTAGCATTAGTCTTGCTGCTTTGTAGCACAGGCGTGGGGCTTATTTCCGGAGTAGTGATAGCAGGAAAATTTTATCATTTTTCCCATTTGGAAGGTTTGCCTATTTTGATGTTTGCGATCCTAGGGCTGGGTTTTGTAGGTTTTAGTTATGTCGAAACGCTGTCTTGGGCAATTTTTGCTAGCATGCTTATTGGTTGTACTTCTGCACTTTTGAATATTCCTATTGATTCGCGTTTGCAAGCACACGTCCAGGACCGTACACACGGCAGGGTGTTTGCCATGAAAACGGCATGGATGCATGTTTGTTTTTTGTTAGCTATGGTGCTTAATTTGAATGGCCAAATTCTAGAGTGGTTTGGTGCACAAAGAATGTTGCTGACTCTTGGATTGGTTTGCGTCGTTCTAGGCGGGATGATGGCAGTAATCTATCGTAAGCAGTTTAGTAGATTTTGGGATGCCTAA
- the ndk gene encoding nucleoside-diphosphate kinase, protein MEKTLILLKPDCVSNKHCGKVISRFEKAGFKILGCKMMQLDSAILKDHYAHVADKPFFPEIEAFMSSCPVIAVALEGENVISKVREMVGPTDSTQAEEGTIRGDLGQDKMKNIVHASDGPDSAAVEIKRFFKEGEIFA, encoded by the coding sequence ATGGAAAAGACATTGATTTTATTGAAGCCGGACTGTGTGAGTAACAAGCATTGCGGCAAAGTGATTAGCCGCTTTGAGAAGGCTGGATTTAAAATTTTGGGTTGTAAGATGATGCAGCTAGATTCTGCCATTTTGAAGGATCATTATGCTCATGTAGCAGATAAGCCGTTTTTCCCGGAGATTGAAGCCTTTATGTCTTCATGTCCTGTGATAGCAGTAGCCTTAGAGGGTGAGAATGTGATCTCTAAGGTCAGAGAAATGGTAGGACCTACCGATTCCACCCAGGCCGAAGAAGGAACTATTCGAGGTGACCTTGGACAAGATAAAATGAAAAATATCGTTCATGCCTCTGATGGCCCGGATTCAGCCGCAGTAGAAATAAAACGTTTCTTTAAAGAGGGTGAGATATTTGCTTAG
- a CDS encoding ATP-binding cassette domain-containing protein: MLLLNDISLKVSPQEDAPYLLREVTLNYPRGHFGAIVGPSGCGKSTLLKTIVGLFEPQEGKVFWEGVDLEEQDLHPTELGYVPQFSIFYENLTVEECVSNALKLRLHLHDRIGSTKEAVAKVLSDVGLEQIADRRAKVLSGGQRRRLGLALELVSRPDLLLCDEVTSGLDPKSEDEIVRLMRYLADQERRIVLSVTHSIRHLDLYDSITVLYAGFVAYQGHPNSLLSYFDVPSAEDIYPALYKAEPDLWKQHWLENGDSFRMETSGFSERESSKEKDSQESIAKPVRSKRRLPGLLSQCLVLFIRRWKLFFRDMSQVTLQAALVIIFPVLVVIFALDGLPDIKNMSMDIGTDMLSRLKEQIAFTLQSFKVGSLVSNLAFLQVVLLTLMGSNNSAREIASERAIWEKEKLAGVRAISYLTSKTIYLLFLVLIQAGWMALFVKHVCDLPGDFAHQAFLLFLATTAMTTTCLAISAWAKTAEQGSLIAIYLVGFQVPLSGAILDMPDYLELISRPFITAYWAWSGYIQTMQETRFYDLVIQIAPTNVLSLEAAQWVLISQILLSLLIAFIGCARGQWSD, from the coding sequence ATGCTCTTGCTAAACGACATTAGTCTCAAAGTCTCTCCCCAGGAAGACGCTCCCTACCTTTTAAGAGAAGTTACTCTTAACTATCCGAGAGGGCATTTTGGGGCAATTGTAGGACCTTCTGGTTGTGGCAAGAGCACGTTGCTTAAAACGATTGTGGGTCTCTTTGAACCTCAAGAGGGCAAAGTGTTTTGGGAGGGGGTTGATTTGGAGGAGCAGGATTTACATCCCACAGAACTAGGCTATGTCCCGCAATTTAGTATCTTCTATGAAAATCTAACGGTAGAGGAGTGTGTTTCCAATGCCCTTAAACTGCGCCTACATCTTCATGACAGGATAGGCTCTACTAAAGAGGCTGTAGCCAAGGTGTTGTCTGATGTCGGTCTTGAGCAGATAGCTGACCGGCGAGCTAAGGTGTTGTCTGGTGGCCAGCGTAGGCGTTTGGGATTGGCACTAGAATTAGTAAGTCGTCCGGATTTGCTTCTCTGTGACGAGGTAACCAGTGGACTAGATCCCAAATCAGAGGATGAAATTGTTCGCTTGATGAGGTATTTGGCTGATCAGGAGCGACGAATCGTTTTGAGTGTGACACACAGCATACGCCACCTTGATTTATATGATAGTATAACTGTTTTGTATGCGGGTTTTGTTGCGTATCAAGGACATCCAAATTCATTGCTGAGTTATTTTGATGTGCCAAGCGCTGAAGATATTTACCCTGCTCTATACAAGGCGGAGCCGGACTTGTGGAAACAGCATTGGCTGGAAAATGGTGACAGTTTTCGAATGGAGACATCAGGATTTTCAGAAAGAGAGTCCTCGAAAGAAAAGGATTCTCAAGAGTCTATAGCTAAGCCTGTTCGTTCCAAAAGACGCCTGCCTGGATTATTGAGTCAATGCTTGGTGCTTTTTATTCGTCGCTGGAAGTTGTTCTTCAGGGACATGAGTCAAGTGACTTTACAGGCTGCCTTGGTGATTATTTTTCCAGTGCTTGTCGTGATTTTCGCTCTTGATGGATTGCCGGATATTAAGAACATGAGCATGGATATTGGGACGGATATGTTGTCACGTCTCAAGGAGCAGATAGCCTTTACACTACAATCATTTAAAGTTGGGTCACTCGTTTCGAACTTAGCATTTTTGCAAGTGGTCCTGTTGACCCTGATGGGTTCAAATAACTCAGCACGTGAGATTGCGAGTGAACGGGCTATTTGGGAGAAGGAAAAATTAGCTGGTGTAAGAGCGATAAGTTATCTCACTTCAAAGACGATTTACCTTCTCTTTTTAGTCCTTATACAAGCAGGCTGGATGGCTTTATTTGTTAAACACGTTTGTGATTTACCGGGTGACTTTGCTCATCAAGCATTCTTACTTTTTTTAGCGACAACTGCTATGACAACCACTTGTTTGGCTATCTCAGCTTGGGCTAAAACAGCCGAACAAGGCTCTCTGATTGCGATTTATTTGGTGGGGTTCCAGGTGCCACTGTCAGGTGCTATTCTAGATATGCCTGATTACCTTGAACTAATTTCTAGGCCTTTTATTACAGCCTACTGGGCGTGGTCTGGTTATATACAGACTATGCAAGAGACCCGCTTTTATGACCTGGTTATTCAAATTGCGCCAACGAATGTTCTTAGTCTTGAAGCAGCGCAATGGGTCTTGATTAGCCAAATTTTGTTAAGCTTGTTGATTGCGTTCATAGGTTGTGCCCGCGGGCAGTGGAGTGATTAA
- a CDS encoding quinone-dependent dihydroorotate dehydrogenase — translation MINLYQNLLRPLFFLLDPERVHHISLAALSKTPIARFISPWTSLLESDPIKLWGITFPNRIGLAAGFDKNAEALPAWPKLGFGHVELGTVTCQAQPGNPKPRIFRIASHQGLINRMGFPNNGANAIATKLQRYKQNKTWPSIPVGINIGKSKVTEIEEAAEDYLESFQKLRPYADYIAINVSSPNTPGLRSLQEKDQLLKILKILQKENKKDSLQDTKEVPILVKIAPDLEKQQIMEVLDCIQDADCDGIIATNTTIDHSKVRESINEKGGLSGSPARVKSTQVIRFISRETQGKLPIIGVGGIFNQSDAREKLDAGASLLQAYTGFIYEGPTFCRVICER, via the coding sequence ATGATAAATCTATATCAAAATCTATTGAGACCTCTTTTCTTCCTATTAGACCCCGAACGGGTCCACCATATCTCACTCGCCGCTCTTTCCAAAACACCTATCGCTCGCTTTATTTCGCCTTGGACAAGCTTATTAGAATCAGATCCTATAAAGCTTTGGGGTATCACTTTCCCAAATCGCATAGGCCTAGCCGCTGGATTTGATAAGAATGCTGAAGCGCTACCTGCTTGGCCCAAGTTAGGATTTGGCCACGTCGAACTTGGGACAGTTACCTGCCAGGCACAACCGGGGAATCCCAAACCTCGCATTTTTCGGATTGCTTCACACCAAGGACTCATCAACCGGATGGGCTTCCCTAATAATGGCGCAAACGCTATCGCCACTAAACTTCAACGCTATAAACAAAATAAAACTTGGCCCTCTATTCCAGTCGGAATCAATATCGGTAAATCTAAAGTTACGGAAATCGAAGAAGCTGCTGAGGATTATCTAGAATCCTTCCAAAAGCTAAGACCTTATGCTGACTATATTGCCATTAACGTAAGCTCTCCTAACACACCGGGATTGCGAAGCCTTCAAGAAAAAGATCAGCTGCTTAAAATCCTTAAAATATTACAAAAAGAGAATAAGAAGGATTCCCTGCAAGACACCAAAGAAGTTCCCATACTTGTCAAAATTGCCCCAGACCTTGAAAAGCAACAGATTATGGAAGTTCTTGATTGTATTCAAGATGCTGACTGTGATGGCATCATCGCGACAAACACAACGATCGACCACTCAAAAGTAAGAGAGTCCATCAATGAAAAAGGAGGTCTTAGTGGATCGCCCGCTCGAGTAAAAAGCACTCAAGTCATTCGCTTCATATCAAGAGAAACTCAGGGAAAGCTACCAATCATTGGTGTAGGAGGCATCTTCAATCAAAGCGATGCTAGAGAAAAGCTCGACGCAGGGGCCTCTCTATTACAAGCTTACACAGGATTTATTTATGAAGGACCCACTTTTTGTAGAGTCATTTGTGAAAGATAA